The Halotia branconii CENA392 region GGTGGGTGTCGTGAATTAATCACGCGACATTATACAGTTTTTGGGGCATGGAAAAGAGGCAGTGTTTCGACTACGCTCAACAACCGGGGCAGGGTGCGGGGTGCAGAGGTGAGTTAATAAAATGCCTTGAATTTAAAGATGTGTACCTGATCTTTCTCCTTTCCCCCCTAGTCCCTAGTCCCTATATTTTGGATCAGATTTACTGATTTTACAGTTGTGGCGAAAATAACTGTCCAATACAAGGGTTAGATGGGATGATAAGATAACTTAAAAAAAGGAGAACAATTATTATTTTTCCCCATTGTCTTCTTGTTGGAGGATAGCATCACAATATTTGAGTAGAGTTGTCAAGCGATCGCCTATGGTTTGAAGTCTGGCTTGGGCAGTAGCTGGCTGCCGCGCTCCTTGGAAAAACATCACGTCTATTTCCAATAGGCGCAGTTGCTTACTCATCTCCGTGCGGTAAGACTGCTCTTTTGAGTCTGCATCAGCCAAAGGTACAATTTGTTGTCTAAAAAATTGCTGTAAAGAAGCTAAATGCTGCTTCAGTTGGACTGCATCTAGCTCGGTAGTAATAGCATCAGAGCGTAATTTTTCTAGCAATGTTGCTAGTCCCTGATATTTTTCATGTTTTAGAGACATCCAGTGCTAGTTAAGATAGTATTAATGTCAAGAAAATTTTCTTCTACAATAGACTTTACTCAGTTTCTCATTCAAATTACAAGCCTCAAGTCATGCTTTGAGGCTTTGTTTGCCATAAATGGATTTTCAGTATTATGATTCCTTAATCCCGGAATGGATGATTAATCAGTAACTGATAACTGATAACTAATCACTTTTCAAACCTATCCACCGATCCCCCTGTAGTCTTAATTGTATGAGCAGCATAGCTATAAGTTCCTCGACTGATCTTGCCATTCCGGAATGGTTAAAAAAGTGTTTGAAGGAGTCATCGGCAAATAGCAGCGTCACAGAAGAAGACCGAAGGCATAA contains the following coding sequences:
- the patD gene encoding heterocyst frequency control protein PatD, whose protein sequence is MSLKHEKYQGLATLLEKLRSDAITTELDAVQLKQHLASLQQFFRQQIVPLADADSKEQSYRTEMSKQLRLLEIDVMFFQGARQPATAQARLQTIGDRLTTLLKYCDAILQQEDNGEK